The Theobroma cacao cultivar B97-61/B2 chromosome 2, Criollo_cocoa_genome_V2, whole genome shotgun sequence genome includes the window AGCCGTAATAATTTATCCGGAtcttaggttttttttttctttttcttttaattcccTCACAAAGAAACAAACTCTTTCCCACAAATATGATACGACGCTAAAGTTACGGGGCTATGAGCTTCTGgcaattttcatcaaaattaagaaaataaaaaacctttAGCCATGCTGCCAGGTAGTAATTAGGGTTACAAAAAAGTTACTAGACTCCTTAGTAGTAAAAGCAATAACGGAATTAAACCCAAAATAAAACCAAGAAAGAAAGACAGGAAAAGTGACAAAATAGAAGTgacaataaaaaagaaagaccgTCGAAGGAACCAAGGAATAAGAACATGGTACAGAGCAAGGCAGACCGCATACCTTCTATAAACGACTGGGAGTTCGCCTCGGTTCCTGAGCTGTGCACTCTCACCGTTTATAGCCATGCGGCCAAAGGCTGCACCACTCAGGTCGAAGTGGGTGCGGCCATTGGCGCAGTACCCTCCGGGGCACTCGTCGGTTACAATGATGGTCACGGCCCTCCTTGAGCATATGCTCTTGTCTAGGCACCTAACTTTGTAGCATGCCCCACACCCTTCCCCGCTCTTGAACAGCACTGGGCTCACCGCTCCCACCCTGGCCCTAAGTGGCTTCACGTCAACTAACGAACCGTACCCACATGCCCCTCCTGCACAAAATCACAAGAATCCTTACTTCACTCGACATTCTGTACATAAATATCCTGACACTTCAATTACTAGGCCGAAAAATCGAAGCGAGATACTTTGACTCGATAATTCACCTtagaaaagtaaaattaagacaaaattgagcatgaaatttaacatttaaagCGGATTAATTAGCTTGAGTCGACTCGGAACTCTACTAGTCCACTCGAGAAAAACTGTAAAGCAGCTAATATAACATGCAAGAAAACCCTGTTGCAGATCTAAAAACATGTGACATTACGGGAATGGAAGCCAGTGGTGGGCAGTTACCGTCGCTACCATCTCCGTCAGGACTGCCGTACCAAGTGGCGGTGGCAGGATGCCAATGTAGGTCAGAAACTTTTCCCGGAGCTGGAACCTTACCAGACACCATCAAACACTCCAACAACACTAGGCAACATAATGCAACAACCCCAATGAATCCACGGCGGCGCTGCATTGTGTCAACTGGCGGCGCCACCACTTGTTTCAGCCTTGAATTTTGCAAAATTAAGATGAAAcgcaaaaataaaagaaaaactagcTAGAAAAATGCAGGCAATAGAGCTAGCTTGTTCTGCCGACAGTTTTTAGTTGCATCGAGCATCATAGACTGAAGACAGTGTTCAGACTtccatacatatatagatGCCGAGGAAAAGTTATgtgtgcttttttttttacttttaatttattttttgtatgacTATGGGATCCACTAGTTTTGGCTTTATTTACTTACGTGCCATTAGGGTTGAGGGGGGCCCACCGACGGTTAAGGCGTTAATTCCGCGTGACCGTACCTGGAAAGGAGCCTGATGGGTGTTTTGGTCATTTGGGTATTCGACCGTTAatattgttgttttttttttttttaatagggCCATGTGATGGTTAGCCGTTCGGGTCTTATTGGTGCAGGAAAAACGATGTCGTGTAGGCATTTCAACATGCCAAAAATGGATCGCTTTGCCTTTGTACCATAAGCTACAATGTTTTGCCTCGgaacatgttttctttttcgcGTTGTGTCCTGGAATGTGAAAAATGTTTAGCCTGATTTTATTGACCTATTTGTCTTTgagaattaatgaatttatgtCTTGGATTCAACTAAGCTTTTTGGCTTAAGGATTTAGGGGTTTAAATGGCACTTGATCATAATCACATCGTACCGTAGCAAATGgaaatttgtgtttttttttttactcatattctttaaattacGTGGTTTATGAATTTCACATGCAACTAATTAACGTgacttatataaaaattaatttgtgtCAATTTTGATGtactaataatttaaaattcttttgtaCATATAGTATTATTATACTAtacaatataaaataatctCATTATAACCATCATAGAATTTGAATTGAAGATTCTGAAATTGAACCTTAAATTCTAACCTGGAACATATCCCCAATCATTTAGTTAATAATAGAGTCATATATTACTGACTTAAAATTGAAGTCTATTACTTGGGTTGGGAAGGATCGTTTTAATTTGACTGTGTTGTCTTTTTGCATCTTGCCGATTGTTTTCCTCAGAACGATTTATGGTTTCTTAGTCATATGTAGAAGATTTTCAGTTTTCTTGCTCCTTTggataaataaaaagttttaatgattataaaacaaatttgaattctgTTTGCGCTATGTAATAAAGggattaaagaaaaagaaggatgTGACTCAGAATGTAGTGTAATTACAAGAcagaacaaaaggaaagaagaaaaagatatctATCATTGTCCTCTCATCaaagatgaaatgaaatgaatttttgcttaCAAGGACAACATAATTATCTTGGGGCAAATTGGTGAGTAGTGGATGAGATCCATTTTCTGTTATTTCAATCCATAATTGTGCAGCAACTGTTTATTCTCCAAACATGCCCTCAAGCAAAGAATCCATAGAGATTCTGATTCTACACACACACTAGCGAGCTAGGGAGGCCAAACCCACGTGActatatatcttttttaaaagaGACCTTtcacaaacaaaaaagaaatatatatattctccTTTTATCTAagagaagaaataaatttGTATATCCAAGCACAGATGTCCTTGGTGAGTTGAGAGGGCAAGCCCAAGTGTTGAATTATTGGTGGCCCTATGTATCAGGCAAAAACATTGTCTAGCCTTTGCTTAATAATACCCTTTTCTGTTCCACAAGTGGACCACTCAACTCATCATGGGGGGATACACCAAACAAATGATTcgtatttaatttgtttgtaaaCAAAACTAACGATGTGAGCCCGCCATCTGTTACTCACTGTAACATGACTCTGACTCATATCTTAACCACACAGTGCCTCTCCAGTCCATGTACGAAGAGACAAACCTGCAAATGCCAATGCTGTGGATTCTTTTTCAAACtgaattctaattaaaattGTGGATGAATCAAAGATTTGAAATCAGA containing:
- the LOC18608689 gene encoding expansin-B3 — translated: MQRRRGFIGVVALCCLVLLECLMVSGKVPAPGKVSDLHWHPATATWYGSPDGDGSDGGACGYGSLVDVKPLRARVGAVSPVLFKSGEGCGACYKVRCLDKSICSRRAVTIIVTDECPGGYCANGRTHFDLSGAAFGRMAINGESAQLRNRGELPVVYRRTPCKYPGKNIAFHVNEGSTDYWLSLLVEFEDGDGDVGSMHIREANSNEWLEMNHLWGANWCIIRGPLKGPFSVKLTTLATGRALSARDVIPRNWSPKATYTSRLNFF